A portion of the Ficedula albicollis isolate OC2 chromosome 4, FicAlb1.5, whole genome shotgun sequence genome contains these proteins:
- the KLF3 gene encoding Krueppel-like factor 3 isoform X2, with amino-acid sequence MDQMKPNKYGVIYSAPSMLHNKFYSNPEGLSNGIQMEPVDLTVNKRSSPPSTGSSPSPLKFQTVHRRSSPGLTLSSPSSPLSKFTPSPPGVQPLSMPITIPPVMAAALSRHGLRSPGILPVIQPVVVQPVPFMYAPHLQQPIMVSTVLPDEMETPSSMQVPVIESYEKPTLKKTIKVEPGSEPSKTDFYPEQMSPPVMTSLSPQQVMLQENHPSVIVQPGKRPLPVESPDTQRKRRIHRCDYEGCNKVYTKSSHLKAHRRTHTGEKPYKCTWEGCTWKFARSDELTRHFRKHTGIKPFQCPDCDRSFSRSDHLALHRKRHMLV; translated from the exons ATGGACCAAATGAAGCCAAACAAATACGGCGTCATTTATTCTGCACCAAGTATGTTGCACAATAAATTCTACTCAAACCCTGAAGGACTATCAAATGGAATCCAGATGGAGCCAGTAGACCTTACGGTAAATAAACGGAGCTCACCGCCTTCAACTGGAAGTTCTCCCTCCCCACTAAAATTTCAGACTGTGCACAGGAGAAGTTCACCTGGATTGACTCTCTCCTCACCCAGCTCACCTCTGAGTAAATTCACACCGTCACCCCCAGGAGTACAGCCTCTTTCTATGCCAATAACAATCCCACCTGTCATGGCCGCTGCTCTTTCACGCCACGGACTGAGAAGCCCTGGGATACTCCCAGTTATACAGCCTGTTGTGGTCCAGCCAGTTCCTTTCATGTATGCTCCCCATCTCCAGCAGCCCATCATGGTGTCCACAGTTCTTCCAGATGAGATGGAAACTCCAAGCAGCATGCAAG TGCCTGTCATTGAGTCTTATGAGAAGCCCACCCTGAAGAAAACAATCAAAGTAGAGCCAGGGAGCGAACCATCGAAAACTGACTTCTATCCTGAACAAATGTCACCTCCAGTGATGACCTCATTGTCTCCTCAGCAAGTAATGTTGCAAGA GAATCACCCTTCAGTTATAGTTCAGCCAGGAAAGAGACCTTTACCTGTGGAATCTCCAGACACACAAAGAAAACGCAGAATACATCGATGTGATTATGAAGGCTGCAACAAAGTCTACACTAAAAGCTCCCACCTGAAAGCTCACCGAAGAACCCATACAG gagaaaagcCGTACAAATGTACTTGGGAGGGCTGCACGTGGAAGTTTGCTCGTTCCGATGAACTGACGCGGCATTTCCGCAAGCACACAGGGATCAAACCCTTCCAGTGTCCAGACTGTGA